In one Massilia endophytica genomic region, the following are encoded:
- the slmA gene encoding nucleoid occlusion factor SlmA, with product MPTTPPGQRRLQILQALAAMLEHPKGEKITTAALARKLEVSEAALYRHFASKAQMFEGLIEFIESSVFGLINQIAERQPDGLAQARDILTMLLQFAVNNPGMTRVMTGDALVNEDERLQLRMNQFYDRVELALKQALRAASHVREEDVAARANLLASFVLGRWHRYAKSGFKADPAKDAGLQIAILLG from the coding sequence ATGCCCACGACACCGCCCGGCCAACGCAGGCTGCAAATTCTCCAGGCACTGGCAGCGATGCTGGAGCATCCCAAAGGGGAGAAGATCACCACTGCGGCCCTGGCCCGCAAGCTGGAGGTGTCTGAAGCAGCCCTGTACCGCCATTTCGCCAGCAAGGCGCAGATGTTCGAGGGGCTGATCGAATTCATCGAGTCGAGCGTCTTTGGCCTGATCAACCAGATCGCCGAGCGCCAGCCGGACGGCCTGGCGCAGGCGCGCGACATTCTCACCATGCTGCTGCAATTCGCCGTCAACAATCCCGGCATGACGCGCGTAATGACGGGCGACGCCCTGGTGAACGAGGACGAACGCCTGCAGCTGCGCATGAACCAGTTCTACGACCGCGTTGAGCTGGCCCTGAAACAGGCCCTGCGCGCCGCCTCCCATGTGCGCGAGGAGGATGTGGCCGCGCGCGCCAATCTGCTGGCCAGCTTCGTCCTGGGACGCTGGCACCGCTACGCCAAGAGCGGCTTCAAGGCGGACCCCGCAAAGGACGCGGGCCTGCAAATCGCCATCCTGCTGGGCTGA
- a CDS encoding pyrimidine 5'-nucleotidase encodes MNIKPSAPVWLFDLDNTLHNASHAIFPAIMANMNAYIARVLGDGTTPASIDEVNAARTLYWKRYGATLLGLIRHHGVKAEHFLHETHHMDDLTSMIRHEKGLGRMLKRLPGRKILLTNAPHRYSTAVLRHLGIQRQFSHHIAIESMRVHRQLRPKPSKLLLRKVMRRHGATAARCILVEDTLANLRTAHALGMGTVWVTQYLKVGDPIGTAHPPKRLHRPAWVDVKVKSVKHLPAQLARLR; translated from the coding sequence GTGAATATTAAACCCTCCGCGCCGGTCTGGCTCTTCGACCTCGATAACACGCTGCACAACGCCTCGCATGCGATCTTCCCGGCGATCATGGCCAATATGAACGCCTACATCGCGCGCGTGCTGGGCGACGGCACCACGCCAGCCAGCATCGATGAGGTGAATGCCGCGCGCACCCTGTACTGGAAGCGCTACGGCGCCACCCTGCTTGGGCTGATACGGCACCATGGCGTGAAAGCCGAGCACTTCCTGCACGAGACCCACCACATGGACGACCTCACGTCGATGATCCGCCACGAAAAGGGCCTGGGCCGCATGCTCAAGCGCCTGCCGGGCAGGAAGATACTGCTCACGAATGCGCCGCACCGCTATTCCACGGCCGTGCTGCGCCACCTGGGCATACAGCGCCAGTTCTCGCACCACATCGCCATCGAATCCATGCGCGTGCACCGCCAGCTGCGGCCCAAGCCGTCCAAGCTCCTGCTGCGCAAGGTGATGCGGCGCCATGGAGCGACCGCCGCGCGCTGCATCCTGGTGGAGGACACGCTGGCCAACCTGCGCACGGCGCACGCCCTGGGCATGGGCACCGTCTGGGTCACGCAATACCTGAAAGTGGGCGATCCTATCGGCACCGCGCACCCGCCAAAACGGCTGCACCGCCCCGCGTGGGTCGATGTCAAAGTAAAATCTGTCAAACACCTGCCGGCGCAGCTCGCGCGCCTGCGTTGA
- a CDS encoding TraB/GumN family protein produces MQRLIIVIFSSLFWFAGVPAWADAGAVQNRGALFKAEQGGHVVWLFGTIHVGAPDFYPLEPRMMQALDEASVLALEVDPLGDKGALVQAVRQHGMYQNGRGPAFSELPKAYQPRLERQLQRFAISREAVMPMKPWMIASLLAVSEFAAQGYQPELAVDAWLSREARARKVRVVELESAAGQMALFGAMPNKEQLLFLQDSIDAIDNKEQAEEARALGEAWRKADIAAFDGVAAKLDADTSFSARFVKRVLLAGRNPALADNIAKQLANEKRSIAAIGVLHLVGKESVPELLRRKGIAVERVY; encoded by the coding sequence ATGCAACGCCTGATTATAGTGATCTTTTCAAGCCTGTTCTGGTTTGCCGGCGTTCCCGCCTGGGCCGATGCAGGCGCTGTGCAGAACCGGGGCGCCCTGTTCAAGGCGGAGCAGGGCGGCCACGTGGTCTGGCTGTTCGGGACCATTCACGTTGGCGCGCCGGACTTCTACCCCCTGGAGCCGCGCATGATGCAGGCGCTGGACGAGGCCTCGGTGCTGGCGCTGGAGGTCGATCCCCTGGGCGACAAGGGCGCCCTGGTGCAGGCGGTGCGCCAGCACGGCATGTACCAGAATGGACGCGGTCCGGCGTTCAGCGAACTGCCGAAGGCCTACCAGCCCCGCCTGGAGCGCCAGCTGCAGCGCTTTGCGATTTCACGCGAGGCCGTGATGCCGATGAAGCCCTGGATGATCGCCAGCCTGCTGGCAGTGAGCGAATTCGCGGCCCAGGGTTACCAGCCGGAGCTCGCAGTGGACGCGTGGCTGTCGCGCGAGGCGCGAGCGCGCAAGGTCCGCGTGGTGGAGCTGGAATCGGCGGCGGGGCAGATGGCGCTGTTCGGCGCCATGCCGAACAAGGAGCAGCTGCTCTTCCTGCAGGACAGCATCGACGCCATCGACAACAAGGAGCAGGCGGAAGAAGCGCGCGCCCTCGGCGAAGCCTGGCGCAAGGCCGATATCGCCGCTTTCGACGGCGTCGCCGCGAAACTCGATGCCGATACCAGCTTCTCGGCCCGTTTCGTCAAGCGCGTGCTGCTGGCAGGGCGCAATCCCGCGCTGGCGGACAATATCGCGAAACAGCTGGCGAACGAAAAGCGTAGCATTGCCGCGATTGGCGTGCTGCATCTGGTGGGGAAGGAAAGCGTGCCGGAACTGCTGCGGCGGAAGGGTATTGCGGTGGAGCGGGTGTACTGA
- the argB gene encoding acetylglutamate kinase, whose protein sequence is MTQLSTPSLSDNADDLSAVSPAIKAQILAEALPYIRNFHGKTIVIKYGGNAMTDERLKHGFARDVILLKLVGMNPVVVHGGGPQIDNALKKIGKQGTFVQGMRITDEETMEVVEWVLGGEVQQDIVMLINHYGGQAVGLTGKDGGLIRARKMAMPDKDNPGQFLDIGFVGEIDAINPAVVKALQDDAFIPIISPIGFGQDGQAYNINADVVAGKIAEILKAEKLIMMTNIAGVQDKNGNLVTDLSAREIDEMFADGTISGGMLPKISSALDAAKSGVNTVHIIDGRIEHSLLLEVLTEQAFGTMIRSH, encoded by the coding sequence ATGACCCAACTGAGCACCCCTAGCCTCTCCGACAATGCAGATGACCTGAGCGCAGTTTCGCCTGCGATCAAGGCGCAGATCCTGGCGGAAGCTCTTCCTTACATCCGTAATTTCCACGGCAAGACCATCGTCATCAAATACGGCGGCAACGCCATGACGGACGAGCGCCTGAAGCACGGCTTCGCGCGCGACGTGATCCTGCTGAAGCTCGTGGGCATGAATCCGGTGGTGGTGCACGGCGGCGGTCCGCAGATCGACAATGCGCTGAAGAAGATCGGCAAGCAGGGCACCTTCGTGCAGGGCATGCGCATCACCGACGAAGAAACCATGGAAGTGGTGGAGTGGGTGCTGGGCGGCGAAGTGCAGCAGGATATCGTGATGCTGATTAATCACTACGGCGGCCAGGCCGTGGGCCTGACCGGCAAGGACGGTGGCCTGATCCGCGCCCGCAAGATGGCCATGCCGGACAAGGACAATCCGGGCCAGTTCCTGGACATCGGCTTTGTGGGCGAGATCGATGCGATCAACCCCGCGGTGGTGAAGGCCCTGCAGGACGATGCCTTCATCCCCATCATCTCCCCCATCGGCTTCGGCCAGGATGGCCAGGCTTACAACATCAACGCCGACGTTGTGGCGGGCAAGATCGCCGAAATCCTGAAAGCCGAAAAACTGATCATGATGACCAATATCGCCGGCGTGCAGGACAAGAACGGCAACCTGGTCACGGACCTCTCCGCCCGCGAAATCGACGAGATGTTCGCCGACGGAACCATCTCGGGCGGCATGCTGCCTAAAATTTCATCGGCGCTGGATGCGGCCAAGAGCGGCGTGAACACGGTTCACATCATCGATGGGCGGATTGAACACAGTTTGTTGCTGGAAGTATTGACCGAACAGGCGTTTGGCACTATGATCCGGTCTCACTAA